TGCATCAAGTTTGAAAATCTGAGTAATGAGCCGTAGTTGCTCCTCGGTGAAATCTTGTGACTGCGATGCTGAGATATCTTTAAACTCTGAAGGTGTTACGAGTAGATAATCATCACTCACTTCCCAATTGCCTTTTTCCGAGATATTAATGGTTGACTCTTCATTAGAACCTTGAGCAAACAGCTTAATGTTTGCGACACGTAAATACTCACCATTAGGTAAATATTTTACATTGGACTCAACATTTACCTTCCTTAAAGGGCCCACTGTGTCGTCTGGCAACTCTTCGTTTATTAGAGTCACCATGACAGACTGCCACTCACTTGCGGTCAGAACTTGCTCGACTTTAAGGTCACTTCCCCAATAAAGCCAACCACTAAAAATGGCAGAGGTGGCTAAAATGGCGCAGGCAATTCTCTTCTTCATTTTAACT
This window of the Vibrio azureus genome carries:
- a CDS encoding regulatory protein ToxS is translated as MKKRIACAILATSAIFSGWLYWGSDLKVEQVLTASEWQSVMVTLINEELPDDTVGPLRKVNVESNVKYLPNGEYLRVANIKLFAQGSNEESTINISEKGNWEVSDDYLLVTPSEFKDISASQSQDFTEEQLRLITQIFKLDAEQSRRIDVVNEKTLLLTSLSHGSSVLFRN